In a genomic window of Roseiflexus castenholzii DSM 13941:
- a CDS encoding enoyl-CoA hydratase-related protein: MTVSVTRDGSIAMVTLDRPNVHNAFDAATIEEMRIAFESLSGDPGVRVIVLTGAGESFCAGGDMRWMQSAMELSFEENMADASALAAMFEAIWMCPKVVLGRINGAAIGGGAGLVACCDLAIAADTARFGFGEVKIGLIPAVIAQYVVPKIGVSQARALFVSGERFSAERAFEIGLIHGVVPPDELDATVREIAQRCLTSAPEAIVASKRVVDVVWESERDAARRFVIEMLARVRTSDEAREGIAAFKARRRPPWA; the protein is encoded by the coding sequence ATGACTGTGTCTGTCACACGCGACGGATCGATTGCAATGGTCACGCTCGACCGTCCCAATGTACACAATGCTTTTGACGCCGCTACCATTGAAGAAATGCGCATCGCGTTCGAGTCGCTCTCCGGCGATCCAGGGGTACGGGTGATTGTGCTGACCGGCGCAGGCGAGTCGTTCTGCGCTGGCGGCGATATGCGCTGGATGCAGAGCGCCATGGAGTTATCCTTCGAGGAGAACATGGCGGATGCCAGCGCGCTGGCAGCAATGTTCGAGGCGATCTGGATGTGCCCGAAAGTGGTGCTCGGTCGGATCAACGGCGCTGCCATCGGTGGTGGCGCAGGGCTGGTTGCGTGCTGCGATCTGGCGATTGCCGCCGATACCGCGCGCTTTGGCTTTGGCGAGGTCAAGATCGGGTTGATCCCGGCGGTCATTGCGCAGTATGTCGTTCCGAAGATCGGTGTCAGCCAGGCGCGGGCGCTGTTCGTCTCTGGCGAACGGTTTAGCGCCGAGCGCGCCTTTGAGATTGGACTGATCCATGGTGTTGTGCCACCAGACGAACTCGACGCCACCGTCAGGGAGATTGCGCAGCGCTGTCTGACGAGCGCCCCAGAGGCGATTGTGGCATCGAAGCGCGTGGTGGATGTGGTGTGGGAAAGTGAGCGGGATGCGGCGCGGCGTTTTGTGATCGAAATGCTGGCGCGCGTGCGCACGAGCGACGAAGCGCGTGAGGGGATTGCTGCCTTCAAAGCGCGGCGGCGCCCGCCTTGGGCGTGA
- a CDS encoding aminoglycoside adenylyltransferase domain-containing protein, which translates to MRTIRDRATEALIQAQVERYVADVRAILGAELVGVYLHGSLAMGGFNPTQSDLDLLVVTRAPMSVVTKREIADHLLRVSCQPAPIEVSFLALTMLTPWRHPLLFDFHYSEMWRAAYMRDLEDGMWRAWNRRVQRDPDLAAHITVVRLRGMALYGPPAASVFPEVPETDYIAAIMSDVTEALDRIYADPVYAILNACRTLAFLQTHRVLSKEEGGWWALSRLPVELRPLVEMALVHYHSAENTGAFPDALLETFRNYARQELRQGNYGEYPYGNDAGVRAFPRRH; encoded by the coding sequence ATGAGAACGATCCGCGATCGCGCGACTGAGGCGCTGATCCAGGCGCAGGTCGAGCGTTATGTTGCAGATGTGCGCGCTATCCTCGGCGCTGAACTGGTTGGCGTGTATCTGCACGGCTCTCTGGCAATGGGGGGCTTCAATCCGACGCAAAGTGACCTCGATCTGCTGGTGGTCACGCGCGCGCCGATGTCTGTAGTGACGAAACGGGAGATTGCCGATCACCTGCTGCGCGTGTCGTGCCAACCGGCGCCGATTGAGGTAAGTTTTCTCGCGTTGACGATGCTGACGCCGTGGCGCCATCCGCTGCTGTTCGATTTCCACTATAGCGAAATGTGGCGCGCGGCATACATGCGCGACCTGGAAGATGGTATGTGGCGCGCCTGGAACAGACGTGTGCAGCGTGACCCCGACCTCGCTGCGCACATCACGGTTGTGCGTCTGCGCGGCATGGCACTCTACGGTCCACCTGCCGCATCCGTGTTTCCTGAAGTTCCGGAGACAGACTATATCGCCGCGATCATGAGTGATGTCACCGAGGCGCTCGACCGCATCTACGCCGATCCGGTCTATGCCATCCTGAATGCCTGCCGCACGCTGGCGTTCCTGCAAACACACCGGGTGCTCTCAAAAGAGGAAGGCGGTTGGTGGGCGCTCAGTCGGTTGCCTGTCGAGTTGCGTCCACTGGTGGAGATGGCGCTGGTGCATTACCATAGTGCGGAAAATACGGGAGCGTTTCCTGACGCACTCCTTGAAACGTTTCGCAATTATGCACGGCAGGAACTCAGACAGGGCAATTACGGGGAGTATCCCTACGGCAACGATGCCGGGGTTCGTGCCTTCCCCCGAAGACATTGA
- a CDS encoding acetyl-CoA carboxylase biotin carboxylase subunit produces MFARLLIANRGEIAVRIIRACHALGIAAIAVYSEADRRALHVRLADEALPIGPAPASESYLRIEAIIEAALRSGAQAIHPGYGFLAERATFARACRDAGLTFVGPPPEAIEALGDKIAARRLALAAGVPIAPGYHGADQSDETLAREAERIGFPLLIKASAGGGGRGMRIVQRADDLPAAVESARREARAAFGDDTIFLEKLLARPRHIEVQILADSHGNYVYLFERECSIQRRHQKIVEESPSPVLTARQREMIGEAAVRLARAAGYVNAGTAEFLYDETDGSFAFLEVNTRLQVEHPVTEAVTGIDLVQLQIAIAGGARLPFRQDDVQQRGHAIEVRLCAEDPVTFLPTGGRLTRFDLPGDIRCDTGVETGDEVTLYYDSLLAKLIVHADDRAAAIARLRAALDACAVEGVTTNLPLLRAIVAHPAFIAGETTTDFLTTHTIPQHLPVPAPIPDEALLAASVADVQLLAHGRAATRDPWSALGPWRMLRADMPLHYRDGENERSVRITEDTGEWRVEIDGRVYVTGVLEAHPDRLTLRMADGRIERFAMARDGEAQVVEWRGQRFHLVRATLEIGRLGSAGHSHSRAGLEAPMPGTIARILVREGDRVAAHQPLVVLEAMKMEHIVAAPHDGIVLRLPYAIGALVAKGATLVELEEG; encoded by the coding sequence GTGTTTGCCAGGCTTCTAATCGCCAATCGCGGTGAGATCGCCGTTCGGATCATTCGCGCCTGTCATGCCCTGGGAATTGCCGCTATCGCCGTGTACAGCGAAGCAGATCGTCGGGCGCTCCATGTGCGCCTGGCGGATGAAGCGCTGCCAATCGGTCCGGCGCCGGCATCGGAGAGTTATCTGCGCATCGAGGCAATCATCGAGGCAGCGTTGCGCTCTGGCGCGCAGGCGATCCATCCCGGTTACGGCTTCCTCGCCGAACGCGCCACCTTTGCTCGCGCCTGCCGCGATGCCGGACTGACGTTCGTCGGTCCGCCGCCGGAAGCCATCGAGGCGTTGGGAGACAAGATTGCCGCCCGGCGTCTGGCGCTTGCCGCCGGGGTCCCTATTGCGCCCGGCTACCACGGCGCCGATCAGAGTGATGAGACGCTCGCGCGCGAAGCGGAGCGCATTGGCTTCCCACTCCTGATCAAAGCCAGCGCCGGTGGCGGTGGGCGCGGCATGCGCATCGTGCAACGCGCCGATGACCTTCCCGCAGCCGTGGAAAGCGCCCGCCGCGAAGCGCGCGCTGCGTTCGGCGATGATACGATCTTTCTGGAAAAACTGCTCGCGCGTCCACGCCACATCGAAGTGCAGATCCTCGCGGACTCGCATGGCAACTATGTGTATCTGTTCGAGCGCGAATGCTCGATCCAGCGTCGCCACCAGAAAATTGTCGAAGAATCGCCGTCACCGGTGTTGACCGCCAGACAGCGCGAGATGATCGGCGAGGCAGCAGTGCGTCTCGCGCGCGCCGCTGGCTATGTCAACGCGGGCACGGCAGAGTTCCTGTATGACGAGACCGATGGCAGTTTTGCGTTCCTTGAAGTCAATACCCGCTTGCAGGTCGAACATCCCGTCACCGAAGCCGTGACCGGCATCGATCTGGTGCAGTTGCAGATTGCCATCGCTGGCGGCGCGCGCCTGCCATTTCGGCAGGACGACGTACAACAGCGCGGTCATGCCATCGAGGTGCGTCTCTGCGCCGAAGACCCCGTTACCTTTCTACCGACCGGCGGGCGATTGACACGCTTCGATCTACCGGGCGACATTCGCTGCGATACCGGTGTCGAAACCGGCGATGAGGTCACCCTCTACTACGACTCGCTTCTGGCAAAACTCATCGTTCACGCGGATGACCGGGCTGCTGCGATCGCTCGGTTGCGCGCCGCACTCGACGCCTGTGCCGTCGAGGGGGTGACGACCAACCTGCCGCTGCTGCGCGCGATTGTCGCACACCCGGCATTCATCGCTGGCGAGACGACGACCGATTTTCTGACCACACACACGATTCCACAGCACCTGCCGGTTCCCGCTCCCATCCCGGATGAGGCGCTGCTGGCGGCATCCGTGGCTGATGTGCAACTGCTGGCACACGGCAGAGCCGCTACGCGCGATCCCTGGAGCGCGCTGGGACCATGGCGAATGCTGCGCGCCGATATGCCACTGCACTACCGTGACGGCGAAAACGAACGGTCTGTGCGCATAACCGAGGATACCGGCGAATGGCGGGTCGAGATTGATGGGAGGGTCTACGTCACTGGCGTGCTCGAAGCGCATCCTGATCGCCTGACGCTACGAATGGCGGATGGACGAATCGAGCGGTTCGCAATGGCGCGCGATGGCGAAGCACAGGTTGTCGAGTGGCGCGGGCAGCGTTTCCATCTGGTTCGCGCTACTTTAGAGATTGGACGCCTGGGATCCGCCGGGCACAGCCATAGCCGCGCCGGACTGGAAGCCCCAATGCCGGGCACGATTGCGCGTATTCTGGTGCGTGAGGGAGATCGTGTTGCAGCCCACCAACCGCTGGTGGTATTGGAAGCGATGAAGATGGAACACATCGTCGCTGCACCACACGACGGGATTGTGCTCCGCCTGCCCTATGCCATCGGCGCGCTGGTCGCCAAAGGCGCAACGCTGGTGGAACTGGAGGAGGGGTAA
- a CDS encoding hydroxymethylglutaryl-CoA reductase, degradative, giving the protein MGTRNSRISGFYQLSPNERLEVVRSFDGLNDEDLRQLHGGNGALTVERADKMIENVIGTFNLPLGIATNFLINGRDVLIPMVVEEPSIVAGASYAAKLVRDGGGFQASSTPPLMIGQVQLVHVADPHRARHDILAQREAILALANRQSSSLVALGGGARDVEVRFFETSPMGPMLVVHLIIDCRDAMGANAINTMAEAVAPLLEEISGGKAYLRILSNLSDRRLARARAIVPAKSLARDGLSGEEVVEGILWAYAFAAVDPYRATTHNKGVLNGIDPVLIATGNDWRAVEAGAHAYAARNGQYTSLTHWERDAQGNLVGTLEMPLAVGVVGGATKVHPAAQAALKLLGVTHAHELAEICVCAGLASNLAAMRALATEGIQRGHMSLHARQIAMAAGAQGAEVDTIAARMVQERRIKLAHAEALLAELRAQNAGTAAAHALATTM; this is encoded by the coding sequence ATGGGAACGCGCAACTCACGGATCAGCGGGTTCTACCAACTCAGCCCAAACGAGCGTCTCGAAGTCGTGCGGTCGTTCGACGGGCTGAACGACGAAGACCTGCGCCAGCTCCACGGCGGCAATGGCGCCCTGACCGTCGAGCGCGCCGACAAGATGATCGAGAATGTGATCGGCACGTTCAACCTGCCACTCGGCATTGCAACCAACTTTCTGATCAATGGGCGCGATGTGCTCATTCCAATGGTCGTCGAAGAGCCATCGATCGTCGCAGGCGCCAGTTATGCGGCAAAACTGGTACGCGACGGGGGCGGGTTCCAGGCAAGTTCCACCCCGCCGCTTATGATCGGTCAGGTGCAACTGGTGCACGTCGCCGATCCGCACCGCGCCCGCCATGATATTCTGGCGCAGCGCGAGGCGATCCTGGCGCTCGCCAACCGTCAGAGCAGCAGCCTGGTGGCGCTTGGCGGCGGCGCCAGAGATGTCGAGGTGCGCTTTTTCGAGACCAGCCCGATGGGTCCGATGCTGGTCGTGCATCTGATTATCGACTGCCGCGACGCGATGGGCGCCAATGCCATCAATACGATGGCGGAAGCGGTCGCGCCGCTGCTCGAAGAGATCAGCGGCGGCAAGGCGTACCTGCGCATTCTCTCGAACCTGAGCGACCGGCGGCTGGCGCGGGCGCGGGCGATTGTGCCGGCGAAGTCGCTGGCGCGCGACGGTCTGAGCGGCGAAGAGGTCGTTGAGGGCATTCTGTGGGCGTATGCCTTTGCCGCAGTCGACCCTTATCGCGCAACGACACACAACAAGGGTGTTCTGAACGGTATCGATCCGGTGCTGATCGCCACCGGCAACGACTGGCGCGCCGTCGAGGCTGGCGCGCACGCCTATGCTGCGCGTAACGGACAATACACCTCGCTGACGCACTGGGAGCGCGACGCGCAGGGGAACCTGGTCGGCACGCTCGAAATGCCGCTCGCGGTCGGTGTTGTCGGCGGCGCGACGAAGGTGCATCCGGCGGCGCAGGCAGCGCTCAAATTGCTCGGCGTGACCCACGCGCACGAACTGGCGGAAATCTGCGTCTGCGCCGGTCTGGCATCGAACCTGGCGGCGATGCGCGCTCTGGCAACAGAGGGCATTCAACGCGGGCATATGAGCCTGCACGCGCGCCAGATTGCTATGGCCGCCGGCGCACAGGGCGCCGAGGTGGACACCATTGCGGCGCGTATGGTTCAGGAGCGGCGCATTAAGCTGGCGCATGCCGAAGCATTGCTGGCGGAACTGCGCGCGCAGAATGCCGGCACTGCCGCCGCTCACGCTCTGGCGACAACAATGTAG
- a CDS encoding hydroxymethylglutaryl-CoA synthase has translation MMKPERPVGVVGYGAYIPRFRIAAREIARIWDGAGGTPVDSKSVPGPDEDTITMSIEAARNALARARIAPDRLSAVWVGSESHPYSVKPSGTLVAEALGATPWVSTADWEFACKAGSEALTAAMGMVGSGMAQYVLAIGADTAQGRPGDALEYTAAAGAAALLIGPAADAVAIIEGTTSYVTDTPDFFRRADTAYPVHGHRFTGEPAYFGTSRHAAEQLLRDLGAKPSDFTYAVFHQPNTRFPQTVARQLGFTPQQIAPGLLSPKIGNAYSAAALLGLCAILDVAKPGDTIFVTTYGSGAGSDAYALRVTDALPQRRERAPLTAAYLARETFVDYAVYARWRGKLVME, from the coding sequence ATGATGAAGCCTGAACGACCTGTGGGCGTTGTCGGGTATGGCGCCTACATCCCGCGCTTTCGCATCGCGGCGCGTGAAATCGCCCGCATTTGGGATGGCGCGGGCGGGACGCCGGTCGACTCGAAGAGCGTACCCGGTCCCGACGAAGATACTATCACCATGTCGATTGAAGCCGCGCGCAACGCGCTGGCGCGAGCGCGCATCGCACCCGACCGCCTCTCGGCGGTGTGGGTTGGCAGCGAGAGCCATCCCTACTCGGTTAAACCGTCTGGAACGCTGGTTGCCGAGGCGCTCGGCGCGACGCCGTGGGTCAGCACGGCAGACTGGGAGTTCGCCTGCAAAGCCGGTTCTGAGGCGCTGACTGCTGCGATGGGCATGGTCGGCAGCGGCATGGCGCAGTATGTGCTGGCAATCGGCGCCGATACCGCGCAGGGTCGCCCTGGCGATGCGCTGGAATACACCGCCGCTGCCGGAGCAGCGGCGCTGCTGATCGGTCCGGCGGCGGATGCGGTTGCAATTATTGAAGGGACGACCTCGTATGTAACCGACACCCCCGACTTTTTTCGCCGCGCCGATACGGCGTATCCGGTGCACGGGCACCGTTTCACCGGCGAGCCGGCTTACTTTGGCACATCGCGCCACGCCGCCGAACAGTTGCTGCGCGATCTGGGAGCGAAGCCATCGGATTTCACCTATGCTGTGTTCCACCAACCGAACACGCGCTTCCCGCAGACGGTCGCCCGCCAACTCGGGTTCACGCCGCAGCAAATCGCGCCAGGGCTGCTGTCGCCAAAGATCGGCAACGCCTACTCGGCGGCGGCGCTGCTTGGATTGTGCGCCATTCTCGATGTGGCAAAGCCGGGTGATACGATCTTTGTAACAACCTACGGTTCTGGCGCAGGGTCCGACGCTTATGCGCTGCGGGTAACCGATGCGCTGCCTCAACGCCGTGAGCGGGCGCCGCTGACGGCGGCGTACCTGGCGCGCGAAACATTCGTCGATTATGCCGTGTACGCCAGGTGGCGCGGCAAACTGGTGATGGAGTAG
- a CDS encoding thiolase C-terminal domain-containing protein has protein sequence MRHVYIIGTGATAVGEHWDRNAASLAVEALTGALGTIPASRLGALYVASALSGTLHAQSQIGALIATTAGIPGVEAITVEAGGASGGVALRQACMAVASGAVDLAAVVGVEKVTDVLDARREAALALATDADWEAIHGVTLTALWALLMRRYMHEYGYAADDFAPFPINAHANGIANPHAMYRFPITADKVRSAPMVSEPLGLLDCSTAADGAAAVVIADEGLARELCANPVRIAGSAVATDTLALHCRSNPLWLAAAAQTTTAALRSAHLTHDDVQVFDITDPHGIAAALALESSGFAERGTAVALAREGAITPKGRLPLATGGGCKARGDTVGANGVYQIVELVAQLRGHAGAAQVNGARVALAQCMGGIGATVATHILTLD, from the coding sequence ATGCGACATGTCTATATCATTGGGACCGGAGCGACGGCGGTTGGCGAGCACTGGGACCGCAACGCTGCGTCGCTTGCTGTCGAGGCGCTGACCGGCGCTCTTGGGACCATTCCTGCATCACGGCTCGGCGCGCTCTACGTTGCCAGCGCGCTCAGTGGAACATTGCACGCGCAGAGCCAGATTGGTGCGCTGATCGCCACAACTGCCGGTATCCCCGGCGTCGAAGCTATCACGGTCGAGGCTGGCGGAGCGTCAGGCGGTGTGGCATTGCGTCAGGCGTGCATGGCAGTCGCATCGGGCGCCGTTGATCTGGCAGCGGTCGTTGGCGTCGAAAAAGTGACCGATGTCCTCGATGCGCGCCGCGAAGCGGCGCTCGCGCTGGCAACCGATGCCGATTGGGAGGCGATCCATGGTGTGACTCTGACTGCGCTCTGGGCATTGCTTATGCGCCGATACATGCATGAGTACGGGTACGCTGCCGACGATTTTGCGCCATTCCCGATCAACGCGCACGCCAACGGGATCGCTAACCCGCACGCCATGTATCGCTTTCCCATCACTGCCGACAAGGTGCGCAGCGCGCCGATGGTCTCCGAACCGCTCGGCCTGCTCGACTGCTCGACAGCAGCCGACGGCGCAGCCGCCGTGGTGATCGCCGACGAAGGGCTGGCGCGCGAACTCTGCGCAAACCCGGTGCGCATCGCTGGTTCCGCCGTCGCAACCGACACCCTGGCGTTGCACTGCCGTTCCAACCCGCTATGGCTGGCGGCAGCGGCGCAGACGACGACCGCCGCGCTGCGGTCGGCGCACTTGACGCACGATGATGTCCAGGTGTTCGACATTACCGATCCGCACGGGATTGCTGCGGCGCTGGCACTCGAGTCGAGCGGCTTTGCCGAACGTGGAACAGCGGTGGCGTTGGCGCGCGAAGGCGCCATTACTCCGAAGGGACGTTTGCCGCTGGCGACTGGCGGCGGGTGCAAGGCGCGCGGTGATACGGTCGGCGCCAATGGCGTCTATCAGATTGTCGAACTCGTTGCGCAATTGCGCGGGCACGCAGGTGCAGCGCAGGTCAATGGTGCGCGGGTGGCGCTGGCGCAGTGCATGGGAGGCATCGGCGCGACCGTGGCGACTCACATTCTGACACTCGACTGA
- a CDS encoding Zn-ribbon domain-containing OB-fold protein, with translation MDLAKHWRLRHARYRLEGQRNRLTGEVRFPPAPPRPGEAEDTWEPYLLSGRGRVYSFSVVRQPPEGFEDRTPYLVALVRLEEGPMVTAQLTDCDLDQAAIDMPVEMVTRRLRDLGPTGLIVYGYKFRPIMQM, from the coding sequence ATGGATCTGGCGAAACACTGGCGTCTGCGCCATGCGCGGTATCGCCTGGAAGGGCAGCGCAACCGACTGACCGGCGAGGTGCGTTTCCCGCCAGCGCCGCCGCGTCCCGGCGAAGCGGAAGATACATGGGAGCCGTATCTCCTGAGCGGACGGGGGCGCGTTTACTCATTCAGCGTGGTGCGGCAACCGCCGGAAGGGTTCGAGGATCGGACCCCCTACCTGGTGGCGCTCGTGCGCCTCGAAGAAGGACCCATGGTGACCGCGCAACTGACTGACTGCGACCTCGATCAGGCAGCCATCGATATGCCGGTCGAAATGGTCACCCGCCGCCTGCGCGATCTGGGACCGACCGGGCTGATCGTGTACGGCTACAAGTTCCGCCCTATCATGCAGATGTGA
- a CDS encoding STAS domain-containing protein has product MIVLRAEIVLCGVRPEIAESIVHERMHLNDARHFATMQEGVAALLRHD; this is encoded by the coding sequence ATGATCGTGCTCAGGGCGGAAATCGTGCTGTGTGGCGTGCGTCCCGAGATCGCCGAAAGCATCGTTCACGAACGCATGCACTTGAACGACGCGCGTCACTTTGCGACCATGCAGGAAGGCGTGGCAGCGCTGCTGCGCCACGACTGA
- a CDS encoding sigma-70 family RNA polymerase sigma factor, whose product MDASPADSDFPLSDSDLIKRAQDGDHAAFAQIYDRYAQPLYRYIYFRIGDPDLAEDLRAEVFLRAFEGLDRYEDRGWPLSAWLYRIARDRTVDVIRRRRLRQTVPLESWGGACEGPDHEVVMRLDHEELRRHLCDLTDDQRQVLYLRFMVDLPIQEVAQRLGRSEGAVKALQHRGLQSLARRLAL is encoded by the coding sequence ATGGATGCTTCTCCCGCAGATTCCGACTTCCCGCTCTCCGACAGCGACCTGATCAAACGGGCGCAAGACGGCGACCATGCGGCGTTTGCCCAGATTTATGATCGCTATGCTCAACCGCTCTACCGGTACATCTATTTTCGGATCGGCGATCCCGATCTTGCCGAGGATCTTCGGGCAGAAGTCTTTCTGCGCGCATTCGAAGGTCTCGACCGCTACGAGGATCGTGGCTGGCCCCTCTCCGCCTGGCTCTACCGCATTGCGCGCGATCGCACCGTCGATGTGATCCGCCGCCGTCGTCTGCGGCAAACCGTTCCATTGGAGAGTTGGGGCGGCGCCTGTGAGGGACCCGATCACGAAGTTGTGATGCGCCTCGACCACGAAGAACTGCGGCGTCACCTGTGCGATCTCACCGACGATCAGCGGCAGGTGCTCTACCTGCGCTTCATGGTCGATCTCCCGATCCAGGAAGTGGCGCAGCGTCTCGGTCGTTCCGAGGGTGCGGTGAAGGCGTTGCAACATCGCGGGTTGCAATCGCTCGCGCGGCGCCTCGCGCTGTAA